In Nocardioides bizhenqiangii, the DNA window CCGCGCTCGTCGTCGGTCTCGACCAGGCCCTCGTCCTCGAGCTGCTGGATGGTCGGGTACACCGAGCCCGGGCTCGGGCGCCAGGCGCCGCCGCTCTTGTCGGTGATCTGCTGGATCACCTGGTAGCCGTTGATCGACTCCTCCCGCTGCTGGGCGGCATGGAGCACGTCGAGGATCGCCGAGCGGACGTCGCCGCGTCGTACCCGAGCGCCGCGCGTCCCCTCCGGTCGACCCATGCCGAGCAGGCCGGCGAGCCACGGCGGCGGGCCGCCCGGCCCTCCGCCGCGGTGATGGGAGCCGCGCTCCCACGGGTTGCCCCACGGACTCGGGCGATGCTGCTGGTAGGGACCGCAGTCCCCCATGGCGGCGGCCCAGAACGGGCCGAAGCTCTTGTTGAAGCGATGCATGATTTCCTCCCTTGTCGCGACCTTCGGAATCATGTCGCGATATATCGCTACTGTATCGGGCGTTGAACGCCCACACAAGCCACGGGCAGACACCAAGAGGACTACGCGGGCTGCCAGGGAACGACCGACGTCCGGTACTCCTTGCAGAGGTGCAGGTGGCTCCCCGCCGCGAGGTCCTTCGCGCCCACGACGGCGTAGTAGCTCCGGCCAGGACGGAGGTTCGTCGGTACCACCCAGTAGCCGTCCCCGTTGCCGGACGGGACGCCCGTACGACGGTCCACGCCGACCTGGAGGTCGCGACCGGGACGGACCAGGTAGAGCTTCACCTTCCGGTTGTTCACGCAGGCCGCGTTCGGCGATGAGACCCTGCCGAGCGCGGCCTCACCCCCCGATGCCGTCAGGCCGAACGACGAGACCGTGCCGTACCGCACGGTGTGCGCCGCTGCCGGGTCCGCCGGCAGCAGCGCCAGGACGGTCGTGCCGAGCGCGATGAGCATCGCCAGTCGCTTCTTCATACGGTTTCCTCTCAGGGTTCGCCCGAGGGTGTCACGCCGAGGCCGCGCTGTCCTCCGGATCAGCGCGCGAGCCAGGCGGAGTACGAGTCGAACGAGTACGGGCGCCCGAGGAAGTCGGCGACCAGGTCGGCGGCGTCCTTGGTGCCGCCGGGGGCGAGCACCGCGTCGCGGTAGCGGGTGGCGACCGCGAGCCGCTCGTCGGAGAACAGGTCGCCGGGGCCATCGGCGTCGAACGCGCTGAACATGTCCTTCGCGATCACGAGCGACCACATGTAGGTGTAGTACGCCGAGCTGTAGCCGCCGAGGTGCCCGAACGACGCGAACATGTGGGTGCCCTCGAGGTAGGGCAGCGCGGCGTACTTGCGCTGGAGGTCGACCATCCGGTCGCTCAGCGGCGCGACCTCCTCGCCGGCGGCCCGGCGGGCCTCGTCAGCGTGGAACCAGTAGGACATCGCGGCGTAGAACATCTGGGTCCGCGCGTAGATGCCCTTGCCGTAGTCGTCGGAGCGCCGCATCGCCTCGACCAGCTCGACCGGGATCGGTTCGCCCGCGTCGTTGGTCGCGAAGCTTCGCAGCACGGCGGGGTCCCATGCCCACTCCTCGAGCATCTGGCTCGGCGCCTCGACGAAGTCCCACTCGGTGGCGACACCGGCGAAGCGGAACCACTCCCCGTGGCCGGCCAGCACGTGGTGCAGCAGGTGCCCGAACTCGTGGAA includes these proteins:
- a CDS encoding PadR family transcriptional regulator, with amino-acid sequence MHRFNKSFGPFWAAAMGDCGPYQQHRPSPWGNPWERGSHHRGGGPGGPPPWLAGLLGMGRPEGTRGARVRRGDVRSAILDVLHAAQQREESINGYQVIQQITDKSGGAWRPSPGSVYPTIQQLEDEGLVETDDERGRRSLRLTPEGATYCAEHGDELAAVWAPFEAAESAWPGEHADIKAEIPQVMSAVWQIVTSGDDVQRRAAVEVLVDARRKLYGILADGPAPDETTDDE